A window of the bacterium genome harbors these coding sequences:
- a CDS encoding asparagine synthase-related protein, producing MKKNKIKEILDNHPHYRETLFCRGYLITNSKVNLSSYPFYDQWKKCPFGSLNNDFELNIFCHKWQNCYIYEKNGLKISLIGHAYNPFDMKHKEEEILKDCLMAYTQSLEAFFDKISELTGIHLIILNDNGKLIAVQDCSGRQACCYGLLKKDVYITSHPQLVADICNLDMDPFIKKLTGKWFYKYSNNHLPGNLTPYKELKNLGPNIYLEYKESFNINRFFPVKPHPELKPEEYEKTVDSIISLLNKNIQLCVQRWKKTAISLTGGVDSKTTLACANGLYDKLKCFTFHSKPSEVIDANAAYIICKELGIDHKIYPIQNNNLEVKDYSLLKQVITHNLSYSSILKENEVRKYIYFYRKEDFDVELKSNVSEIGRVSREQRGGVIFPDILTPRHFSVLQAKYVFSPFLMRKADNCYANYLKEINLDMPLYNYKHIDLHFWEIYSTFWGSTVIVGQNIFRRTVTMPFNNRKLIDMFLWFPKEYRKSDMLHKEITKRANSLISTLEINIRSPYLSNKRILLEKLYYKYTFLFYRKK from the coding sequence ATGAAAAAAAATAAAATAAAAGAAATCCTGGATAATCACCCACATTACAGAGAAACATTATTCTGTAGAGGTTATCTTATAACTAATAGCAAAGTTAACCTATCCTCATATCCTTTTTATGACCAATGGAAGAAGTGTCCCTTTGGTAGTTTAAATAATGATTTTGAATTAAATATATTCTGCCATAAATGGCAAAACTGCTATATATACGAAAAAAACGGATTAAAAATCTCTCTCATAGGGCACGCTTACAACCCTTTTGATATGAAGCATAAAGAAGAAGAAATCCTTAAAGATTGTTTAATGGCTTATACTCAGAGTTTGGAAGCATTTTTTGACAAGATAAGCGAGCTAACCGGCATTCATCTAATTATCTTGAATGATAACGGAAAATTAATTGCTGTTCAAGATTGTTCAGGTAGGCAGGCGTGCTGTTATGGTTTACTTAAAAAAGATGTTTATATTACTTCACATCCTCAATTGGTTGCTGATATATGCAACTTAGATATGGACCCTTTTATTAAAAAACTAACAGGTAAATGGTTCTACAAATACAGTAATAACCATCTGCCTGGGAACTTAACTCCTTACAAAGAATTAAAAAATCTTGGTCCAAATATTTATCTTGAATATAAAGAATCATTTAATATTAACAGGTTTTTCCCTGTAAAACCACATCCTGAACTTAAACCTGAAGAATATGAAAAGACTGTTGACTCAATAATATCCTTGCTAAATAAGAATATACAATTGTGTGTACAGAGATGGAAAAAAACAGCCATTTCCTTAACAGGTGGAGTGGATAGTAAAACAACACTTGCCTGTGCTAACGGGCTTTATGATAAATTAAAATGCTTTACTTTTCATAGCAAACCATCAGAAGTTATAGATGCAAATGCTGCCTACATAATATGTAAAGAACTCGGTATTGACCACAAAATATATCCTATTCAGAATAACAATTTAGAGGTAAAAGATTATTCTTTATTAAAGCAAGTAATCACTCATAATTTGTCATATAGTAGCATACTTAAAGAAAATGAAGTTAGAAAATATATATATTTTTACAGAAAAGAGGATTTTGATGTAGAACTTAAATCTAATGTATCGGAAATAGGGAGAGTGTCCCGGGAACAGAGGGGTGGTGTTATTTTTCCTGATATTTTGACCCCCCGACATTTCAGCGTTCTTCAGGCAAAATACGTTTTTTCACCTTTCTTGATGCGCAAAGCAGACAATTGTTATGCAAATTACCTCAAAGAGATAAATCTTGATATGCCTTTATATAATTATAAACATATAGATCTTCATTTTTGGGAAATCTACTCAACTTTCTGGGGTTCTACTGTAATAGTCGGACAGAATATCTTCAGACGTACAGTTACGATGCCATTTAACAACAGAAAATTGATAGATATGTTCCTCTGGTTCCCGAAAGAATATAGGAAAAGTGATATGTTACATAAAGAAATTACCAAACGTGCAAATAGTTTAATAAGTACACTTGAGATAAACATACGTAGCCCATATTTGAGCAATAAGCGTATTTTACTGGAAAAACTCTATTATAAATACACCTTTTTATTTTACAGAAAAAAATGA
- a CDS encoding HpcH/HpaI aldolase/citrate lyase family protein, with protein sequence MLKLIYITNQEEIAIIAENNGVDLIFIDLEIKGKEKRQKGRDTVISKHHFEDIIKIKKVLTSSKLIVRVNPINISSKREIDKVINNGADIIMLPYFKTVEEVETFLEYVDKRIKTCLLVETASAVEKIDEIVELEGIDSIYIGLNDLHLSYRMKFLFEPLANGTVEKLCSKFKSKGIPYGFGGVASLGKGFLPAEKIIPEHYRLGSSMVILSRSFCNTGVITDLNEIENLFKIELKRFREYEAEIQKRDDKFFEKNRIELVKKVEEIISNIK encoded by the coding sequence ATGCTTAAACTTATATATATAACAAACCAAGAAGAGATTGCAATAATAGCAGAAAACAATGGTGTTGATTTAATTTTTATTGACCTTGAAATAAAAGGTAAAGAGAAAAGACAGAAGGGTAGAGATACAGTTATTTCAAAACACCATTTTGAGGATATAATAAAAATCAAGAAAGTTCTTACCAGTTCCAAGTTGATTGTTAGAGTTAATCCTATAAACATATCTTCAAAGAGAGAAATTGATAAAGTTATAAATAATGGGGCAGATATTATTATGCTACCTTACTTTAAAACAGTTGAAGAAGTAGAAACTTTCCTTGAATATGTAGATAAAAGAATTAAAACCTGTCTTCTTGTTGAAACTGCTTCTGCAGTAGAAAAGATAGACGAAATAGTTGAATTAGAAGGTATAGACTCAATCTATATTGGGTTAAATGATCTACATTTAAGTTATAGAATGAAATTTTTATTTGAACCTCTTGCTAACGGAACAGTAGAAAAATTATGTAGCAAATTTAAATCAAAAGGAATTCCTTATGGGTTTGGGGGAGTAGCCTCCCTTGGTAAAGGATTTTTGCCAGCAGAAAAGATAATACCTGAACATTATCGGCTCGGTTCAAGTATGGTGATATTGTCAAGAAGTTTTTGTAATACAGGTGTGATAACTGATTTAAATGAGATTGAAAATTTATTTAAAATAGAACTCAAACGTTTCAGAGAATATGAGGCAGAGATACAAAAAAGAGATGATAAGTTTTTTGAAAAGAACCGTATAGAGTTGGTTAAAAAAGTGGAAGAAATAATTTCTAACATAAAATAA
- a CDS encoding YjbH domain-containing protein, whose protein sequence is MSKLKFILFLLLPTLLYSGTTDWGGTGLLRVPNGRVINDGDVRFTFSDCYPYRNYSVTFGFFPFLEVNGRIMELRDKKFTGGGWSGYGYYKDKIADFKVQLFEENAFLPSISVGVNDFHGTQLFFTEYIAASKQIGDFDFTLGYGDDFFGTIFNKNNKKKRELDGLFGGVEWKARDNISLIFEYDPTEKLALGRGTISSPYNYGVRWYPKDWLSCGYSYQRGDKHSVFVALTYPFGSTIVPQRDDPPFYGPVDWAPLPEQLVAQTLPQKLLSIQNMLSDEDLKNVQVALSSDMKTFYIEIENRKYLFHTKAIGRALRVASVMMPSDIETLCIVLKQIDVPMVEVAVSRADYIDYLNQKISEKELSQKIKVSNKISEKSVWWNEEYVNMIDKHNPIYYHFEPIKLESYWNDPSGFFKYRVGPALSLAKDINNGLSVVSSLKMPLYSNVSTRNKPSSNKPVRSDISKYLDSTGLSVDNLYVNQFLKVSENNYFRLTAGYLELQYAGIGVEYLRTFLQGRVALGNEITWANKREPDSLFGLGDDSATTKFINLYSYFPKLETTVSAKVGKFLGGDKGVRLDISRDVRGGKVFMWYSKTDTKGFTGPNRNYSDKGVGFALPVRALWSSDSRGYYSTSIAPWSRDTGQPVKQLSLYNFIREYTPIYIRNYLNQLAE, encoded by the coding sequence TCTTTTTTTACTTCTACCAACTCTTCTTTATAGTGGAACAACTGATTGGGGTGGCACAGGACTTTTAAGAGTTCCTAACGGTCGAGTTATAAATGATGGAGACGTTAGGTTCACCTTTTCTGATTGCTACCCTTACAGAAATTATTCTGTAACTTTTGGTTTTTTCCCCTTCCTTGAAGTAAACGGAAGGATAATGGAGTTAAGAGATAAAAAATTTACAGGGGGCGGCTGGTCTGGGTATGGGTATTATAAGGATAAAATTGCTGATTTTAAAGTTCAACTTTTTGAAGAGAACGCCTTTCTACCATCTATCTCTGTTGGTGTGAATGATTTTCACGGAACCCAACTTTTTTTTACTGAATATATTGCTGCAAGTAAACAGATTGGTGATTTTGACTTTACTCTTGGATACGGGGACGATTTTTTTGGTACTATTTTTAATAAGAATAATAAAAAAAAGAGGGAACTTGACGGTCTTTTTGGCGGGGTGGAATGGAAAGCAAGAGATAATATATCTTTAATCTTTGAGTATGACCCTACGGAAAAACTTGCTCTTGGTAGAGGTACTATTTCTTCACCTTACAATTATGGAGTCCGTTGGTACCCTAAAGATTGGTTATCTTGTGGATATTCATATCAGAGGGGAGATAAACATAGTGTTTTTGTTGCTTTAACATATCCTTTTGGCTCAACAATAGTACCTCAAAGAGACGATCCACCTTTTTATGGACCTGTTGATTGGGCTCCTTTACCAGAACAACTTGTAGCTCAAACCCTCCCTCAAAAACTTCTTTCAATACAAAATATGCTCTCTGATGAAGACCTTAAAAATGTGCAGGTGGCTTTATCTTCAGATATGAAAACCTTTTATATAGAGATTGAGAACCGAAAGTACCTTTTTCATACCAAAGCAATAGGGCGTGCTTTAAGAGTAGCTTCGGTTATGATGCCTTCTGATATTGAAACACTCTGTATAGTGTTAAAACAGATTGATGTACCAATGGTAGAGGTTGCTGTCTCAAGGGCTGACTATATAGATTATCTTAACCAAAAAATTAGCGAAAAAGAGCTTTCTCAAAAGATAAAGGTTAGCAATAAAATATCAGAAAAATCAGTATGGTGGAACGAGGAATATGTCAATATGATTGATAAACATAATCCTATATACTACCATTTTGAACCGATAAAACTGGAAAGTTATTGGAATGATCCTTCCGGATTTTTTAAGTATAGAGTTGGACCTGCCCTTTCTCTTGCCAAAGATATTAATAATGGATTAAGTGTAGTGAGTTCTCTGAAAATGCCGTTATATAGCAATGTTTCTACAAGAAATAAGCCATCATCAAATAAACCAGTTAGAAGCGATATATCTAAATATCTTGATAGTACAGGTCTATCTGTTGATAATCTTTATGTTAACCAGTTTTTGAAAGTTAGTGAAAATAATTATTTTAGGTTAACGGCAGGATACCTTGAACTACAATACGCAGGCATTGGTGTGGAATATTTAAGAACTTTCCTTCAAGGAAGAGTTGCTTTGGGAAATGAAATAACCTGGGCAAATAAAAGAGAACCAGATTCTCTTTTTGGACTTGGAGACGATTCTGCAACTACTAAATTTATTAATTTGTACTCATATTTTCCTAAACTTGAAACAACTGTTAGTGCAAAAGTTGGCAAGTTTCTTGGTGGTGATAAAGGTGTAAGGTTAGATATTTCAAGAGATGTAAGAGGCGGCAAGGTATTTATGTGGTACTCAAAAACTGATACTAAAGGATTTACTGGTCCCAACAGAAATTATTCTGATAAAGGTGTAGGGTTTGCCTTGCCTGTAAGAGCCCTCTGGTCTTCGGATTCGAGAGGTTACTACTCTACTTCAATTGCTCCTTGGTCAAGAGATACAGGACAACCTGTGAAACAACTTAGTTTGTATAATTTTATAAGAGAGTATACACCTATATATATACGTAATTATTTGAACCAATTGGCAGAATAG
- a CDS encoding Wzz/FepE/Etk N-terminal domain-containing protein: MKEEVTLLDYWRTIWKYKLLIIGIMVVLVIAAFIYTSRKPDVYRATASILPSTGAGEGYSYRSMAYYGGMSSSDIFTSFLKSRTLREEVRKELIQISETDKEVFVPVPEIGLSDENIIKISITDANPERAAVIANLYVTNLDKFYATFSKKDAGHKRQFIEKRLEEVEKSLRTAEMRLESYNVRHGLSGSRDSSTMASASSLESQLIAKKFELDSKLQYTTSNNPEVIRLKREISELEKTVAKIPSMETEKAELMRDLRQQENLYRVLTEQFEQIKVEEVRDLPTVQVLDWAVVPKVKDGPNIKRNIFIATFLSFFLGIFLAFLLDYVATQRKVLYEKKA; the protein is encoded by the coding sequence ATGAAAGAAGAAGTAACCCTTCTGGATTACTGGCGAACAATCTGGAAATACAAATTGCTTATTATAGGTATTATGGTCGTTCTGGTAATAGCAGCTTTTATTTATACCTCAAGGAAGCCCGATGTTTATAGAGCAACCGCAAGCATACTTCCTTCTACCGGTGCAGGCGAAGGCTACTCCTATCGTTCAATGGCATATTACGGGGGTATGAGCAGTAGCGATATATTTACATCTTTCTTAAAGAGTAGAACATTAAGAGAGGAAGTTAGGAAAGAACTGATACAAATCTCAGAAACAGATAAAGAAGTTTTTGTACCAGTTCCAGAGATAGGTCTTTCTGACGAAAATATCATAAAAATAAGTATTACAGACGCTAACCCAGAAAGAGCAGCCGTGATAGCCAACCTATATGTTACTAATCTTGACAAATTTTATGCTACATTTAGCAAAAAGGATGCAGGCCATAAAAGGCAGTTTATTGAAAAACGTCTTGAAGAGGTAGAAAAATCCCTCAGAACAGCAGAGATGCGTCTTGAATCTTATAATGTAAGGCACGGACTTTCTGGAAGCAGAGACTCTTCCACTATGGCATCAGCAAGTAGTTTGGAGAGCCAGCTTATAGCCAAAAAATTTGAATTGGATTCAAAACTACAATATACAACATCAAATAATCCGGAAGTAATAAGGTTAAAAAGAGAGATATCTGAGTTAGAAAAAACTGTTGCTAAAATACCGTCTATGGAAACTGAAAAGGCAGAACTTATGAGAGATTTAAGGCAACAGGAAAACTTGTACAGGGTTTTAACTGAGCAGTTTGAACAGATTAAAGTAGAGGAAGTAAGAGACCTTCCAACTGTGCAAGTGCTGGACTGGGCTGTCGTTCCAAAGGTGAAAGATGGACCAAACATCAAAAGAAATATATTTATTGCTACTTTTTTATCGTTCTTTTTAGGGATATTCCTTGCTTTTCTGCTTGATTACGTTGCTACACAGAGAAAAGTTTTATATGAAAAAAAAGCATAA
- a CDS encoding sugar transferase — MKYSEIKRSIDIFVSSMGLVIMSPVMILIGVAVKLESEGPVIYKQERLGLNGKVFNMYKFRSMYLGSEQKGVYETKGDKRVTSTGKIIRKTGLDELPQFINIIKGDMSMIGPRPVLTYHPWPFEEYSIEQRKRFNVRPGVTGWAQVNGRKDVEWHKRIEYDIEYADKISLQFDIKILLKSVLKVAAMKDNLNIKETVTKKTNA; from the coding sequence ATGAAATACTCTGAAATCAAAAGAAGCATAGATATCTTTGTTTCATCAATGGGGCTGGTAATTATGTCACCTGTTATGATTCTTATAGGTGTTGCGGTAAAATTAGAATCAGAAGGACCTGTAATATATAAACAAGAGCGCCTTGGGTTAAACGGAAAGGTCTTTAATATGTATAAATTCCGTTCAATGTATCTTGGTTCAGAACAGAAAGGTGTCTATGAGACAAAGGGAGATAAAAGGGTCACAAGTACAGGTAAAATTATAAGAAAAACAGGCCTTGATGAACTTCCTCAATTTATAAATATTATTAAAGGTGATATGTCTATGATAGGTCCTCGCCCTGTCTTAACCTACCACCCCTGGCCTTTTGAGGAGTATTCTATTGAACAACGTAAACGTTTTAATGTAAGACCTGGTGTTACCGGATGGGCACAGGTCAATGGTAGGAAAGATGTAGAATGGCATAAAAGAATAGAGTACGATATTGAGTATGCAGATAAAATATCACTCCAGTTTGATATAAAGATTCTGTTAAAATCTGTTTTAAAAGTAGCAGCTATGAAAGATAATTTGAATATTAAAGAGACGGTAACCAAAAAAACAAATGCTTAA
- a CDS encoding glycosyltransferase family 4 protein has protein sequence MKKILIIGPTTHTIVNFRGDLIKEMTSRGHQVVAIGPEKGFEEEIKSFGARFIHLPMQKTSVGILHDLTYMKNLLKIFKIEKPDVLFSYAIKPVIYGSISAKLASVKERYSMITGLGYVFTTKNFKTKILTLIVGLLYRLGFACSHKVIFQNEDDMNDFLQAGYVSKNKTSLVNGSGVNMNKFTPTPLPKTLTFLMIARVLRNKGVVEYLEAARKLKNKYPDIKFVLLGAIEKLQDSLKYDDIRPYIDDTSIEYYKETRDVRPYLAQSSVFVLPSYREGTPRTVLEAMACGRPVITTNVPGCRQTVVNGINGFLVPVKDINALAEKMEWFINNSEKIKEMGEASYNICKEKYDVEKVNKEMLKLLNLI, from the coding sequence ATGAAAAAAATCTTGATTATTGGTCCTACCACCCATACTATAGTAAATTTTAGAGGTGATTTGATTAAGGAGATGACATCGAGAGGTCATCAGGTTGTTGCTATTGGACCAGAGAAAGGATTTGAAGAAGAAATAAAAAGTTTTGGTGCTCGTTTTATACACCTTCCTATGCAGAAAACCAGCGTTGGTATTTTGCATGACTTAACTTATATGAAAAATTTATTAAAAATTTTTAAAATAGAAAAACCAGATGTTTTATTTAGTTATGCTATAAAACCGGTTATATACGGTTCCATTTCTGCAAAACTTGCAAGTGTAAAAGAAAGGTATTCTATGATTACAGGGTTAGGGTATGTTTTTACTACAAAAAACTTTAAAACAAAGATTTTAACGCTTATAGTAGGTCTTCTTTATAGATTAGGTTTTGCCTGCTCTCATAAGGTTATTTTTCAAAATGAAGATGATATGAATGATTTTTTACAGGCAGGATATGTTTCAAAAAATAAGACCTCACTTGTGAACGGTTCGGGGGTCAATATGAACAAGTTCACACCGACACCTTTACCTAAAACACTTACATTTTTAATGATAGCCAGAGTGTTGAGAAATAAAGGAGTGGTGGAATACCTTGAAGCTGCAAGAAAACTAAAAAATAAATATCCAGATATAAAATTTGTTCTACTTGGTGCTATTGAAAAATTACAGGATTCGTTAAAATATGATGATATAAGACCATACATAGATGATACAAGTATAGAATATTACAAAGAAACAAGAGATGTAAGACCCTATCTTGCACAATCTTCTGTTTTTGTTTTACCATCTTACAGAGAAGGTACTCCAAGAACAGTTCTTGAAGCAATGGCTTGCGGAAGACCAGTAATTACGACAAATGTTCCCGGTTGCCGTCAGACGGTAGTTAATGGTATCAATGGTTTTCTTGTACCTGTAAAAGATATTAATGCGCTTGCAGAAAAGATGGAATGGTTTATCAACAACTCTGAAAAAATAAAAGAGATGGGAGAGGCAAGTTATAATATATGTAAAGAAAAATATGATGTAGAAAAAGTAAACAAAGAAATGTTGAAACTCCTTAACCTAATCTAA
- a CDS encoding SLBB domain-containing protein: MNFKRVIFNFTILLSIIFAYEVFGQTTVPNILPQKLAPSTGIRNTVPIAPVSNALPTKGEEVLLKSPLSEDISLPLAEEVKEYSAFQKYLLDKTSTSISREVEHFGYNFFTVPPETFTPVQSVPVNNAYVIGPGDEIRINIWGMVEGVWNLEVDRDGNITMPSIGTVSVVGLTYGNLESFLKKEISKFYREFQLNVSLGQLRSIPVYLVGNVKKPGNYTVSSLSTLVNALFVSGGPSITGTMRDIHLKREGKTITSFDMYEFLLKGDKSKDIKLQPEDVIFVPSVGPLVAIIGNVVNPAIYEIREDSTISDLVSMAGGVSATGYIKRVQVERISQNESKIVVDSNLSDLDSSKDNIKLINGDVVIIYSISERLTNAITLKGNVVRPGIYQWREGIRVSDILVDVEKDLLPETNLDYGMIERVRIPSYERELIFFNPKNAILNKDKEEDKLLKPYDTIEIYSKWQYEEQPKVKIVGAVPSPGDYIYREEMKVSDLIKLAGGLRKYAYKQEAELARAVPNSTGVENFRYYINLDKVMENDPAHNLTLLYDDYLFIRSIPDWQLYQTVSIGGEVRFPGSYTIKKGETITSIIARAGGLTEDAYIRGAVFTREEIRQTQRKQMDKMINQLELELLSPISTLGTLTSTDISKQEDELIKKQALVEKLKTIEPDGRIVISLATKPGEKMYDMELEDGDSLTIPKNPGVVSIMGAVYNPTTFVYGEKMPYSKYLKMAGGFTPAANKRELYIIKVDGTIVKPGMGYILEPGDAIVAPEKIEIVSVRREMRDIIDIMYKAAMVVAVTTKIF, translated from the coding sequence ATGAATTTTAAAAGAGTAATTTTTAATTTTACAATTCTTCTTTCTATTATTTTTGCTTATGAAGTTTTTGGGCAGACAACAGTTCCAAATATATTGCCTCAAAAACTTGCTCCTTCTACAGGTATTCGTAATACTGTGCCTATTGCTCCTGTATCTAATGCTCTCCCAACTAAAGGAGAAGAAGTATTACTCAAATCACCTCTATCTGAGGATATTTCTCTACCACTCGCAGAAGAAGTAAAAGAGTATTCTGCGTTCCAAAAATACCTTCTTGATAAAACAAGTACCTCTATATCTCGAGAGGTTGAACATTTTGGTTACAACTTTTTTACTGTTCCCCCAGAGACATTTACACCAGTACAATCTGTGCCGGTTAATAACGCTTATGTAATTGGTCCCGGTGATGAAATAAGGATTAATATATGGGGTATGGTAGAAGGGGTCTGGAACCTTGAGGTTGATAGAGATGGTAATATAACAATGCCTTCAATAGGTACTGTTAGCGTGGTAGGGCTTACCTATGGAAACTTAGAATCGTTTTTAAAGAAAGAAATCTCAAAATTTTATAGAGAGTTTCAATTAAATGTTAGTTTGGGGCAACTTAGAAGTATACCTGTTTATCTTGTTGGGAACGTTAAAAAACCTGGTAATTATACGGTCTCTTCTCTATCAACCTTAGTCAACGCTCTTTTTGTCTCTGGAGGCCCTTCTATTACCGGCACTATGAGGGATATTCATCTTAAAAGAGAGGGTAAAACCATAACAAGTTTTGATATGTATGAATTTCTTCTCAAAGGAGACAAATCAAAAGATATAAAACTTCAACCTGAAGATGTTATATTTGTCCCTTCTGTTGGTCCACTTGTTGCTATTATTGGAAATGTTGTTAACCCGGCAATATACGAAATACGCGAAGACTCCACTATCTCTGACCTTGTATCAATGGCTGGCGGGGTTAGTGCTACAGGGTATATTAAAAGGGTGCAAGTAGAAAGAATATCACAGAACGAATCAAAAATTGTTGTTGATAGTAATCTATCAGATCTGGATAGCAGCAAAGATAACATAAAACTTATCAATGGAGATGTAGTAATAATATATTCTATTTCAGAAAGGTTGACCAACGCTATTACTTTAAAAGGTAATGTTGTTAGACCAGGTATTTATCAATGGCGTGAAGGTATTAGAGTAAGTGATATTCTTGTTGACGTAGAGAAAGACCTTCTTCCTGAGACAAACCTTGATTATGGTATGATAGAAAGAGTAAGAATCCCATCTTATGAGAGAGAACTTATATTTTTTAATCCGAAAAATGCTATTTTAAATAAAGATAAAGAAGAAGACAAACTTCTAAAACCTTATGATACAATAGAAATATATTCAAAGTGGCAGTACGAAGAACAACCTAAAGTAAAAATTGTTGGGGCTGTCCCTTCACCTGGAGATTATATTTACAGAGAAGAAATGAAAGTATCTGATTTAATAAAACTTGCTGGTGGATTAAGAAAATATGCCTACAAACAAGAAGCCGAACTTGCAAGAGCTGTGCCAAACTCAACTGGAGTAGAAAACTTTAGGTACTACATAAACCTTGATAAAGTAATGGAGAACGATCCTGCCCACAACCTTACCCTTCTTTATGACGACTATCTCTTTATAAGGTCGATTCCTGACTGGCAATTATACCAAACAGTATCTATAGGTGGAGAAGTGAGATTTCCCGGCAGTTACACTATAAAGAAAGGTGAGACGATAACTTCTATTATTGCAAGAGCAGGTGGGTTGACTGAGGACGCTTATATAAGAGGAGCTGTTTTTACCAGAGAAGAGATACGTCAGACTCAGCGAAAGCAGATGGATAAGATGATTAACCAACTTGAGTTGGAACTTCTTTCTCCGATTAGCACACTTGGAACTTTGACTTCTACTGATATATCCAAACAGGAAGACGAACTAATAAAAAAACAGGCACTTGTAGAAAAACTTAAAACAATTGAACCAGACGGCAGGATTGTCATCTCTCTTGCTACCAAACCTGGTGAAAAGATGTATGATATGGAGTTGGAAGATGGGGATTCTTTAACCATACCAAAAAATCCTGGCGTAGTTAGTATAATGGGAGCTGTTTATAATCCTACAACATTTGTTTATGGAGAGAAAATGCCTTATAGCAAGTATTTAAAAATGGCTGGTGGTTTTACTCCTGCTGCAAATAAAAGAGAATTATATATAATTAAAGTTGATGGAACTATTGTTAAGCCAGGTATGGGTTATATACTTGAACCGGGAGATGCTATAGTTGCTCCTGAGAAGATAGAGATAGTTTCTGTCCGTCGAGAAATGAGAGATATAATAGATATTATGTATAAAGCGGCTATGGTAGTGGCAGTTACTACAAAAATTTTCTAA